One window of Camelus dromedarius isolate mCamDro1 chromosome 18, mCamDro1.pat, whole genome shotgun sequence genomic DNA carries:
- the MAFB gene encoding transcription factor MafB yields the protein MAAELSMGPELPTSPLAMEYVNDFDLLKFDVKKEPLGRAERPGRPCTRLQPAGSVSSTPLSTPCSSVPSSPSFSPTEQKTHLEDLYWMASNYQQMNPEALNLTPEDAVEALIGSHPVPQPLQSFDGFRGAHHHHHHHHPHPHHAYPGAGVAHDELGPHAHPHHHHHHQASPPPSNAASPAQQLPTSHPGPGPHAAAGTTAAGGSGSVEDRFSDDQLVSMSVRELNRHLRGFTKDEVIRLKQKRRTLKNRGYAQSCRYKRVQQKHHLENEKTQLIQQVEQLKQEVSRLARERDAYKVKCEKLANSGFREAGSTSDSPSSPEFFL from the coding sequence ATGGCCGCGGAGCTGAGCATGGGGCCCGAGCTGCCCACCAGCCCGCTGGCCATGGAGTACGTCAACGATTTCGACCTGCTCAAGTTCGACGTAAAGAAGGAGCCCCTGGGGCGTGCAGAGCGCCCGGGCCGGCCTTGCACGCGCCTGCAGCCAGCTGGCTCGGTGTCGTCCACACCGCTTAGCACGCCGTGCAGCTCGGTGCCCTCGTCGCCTAGCTTCAGCCCCACCGAACAGAAGACTCACCTCGAGGACCTGTACTGGATGGCGAGCAACTACCAGCAGATGAACCCCGAGGCGCTAAACCTGACGCCCGAGGACGCGGTGGAGGCGCTCATCGGCTCGCATCCAGTGCCACAGCCATTGCAGAGCTTCGACGGTTTCCGCGGCgcgcaccaccaccaccaccaccaccacccacacccGCACCACGCGTATCCGGGCGCCGGCGTGGCCCACGACGAGCTGGGTCCGCACGCGCACCcgcaccatcaccaccatcaccaagcGTCGCCGCCGCCGTCCAACGCTGCCAGCCCCGCTCAGCAGCTGCCCACCAGTCACCCGGGGCCCGGGCCGCACGCGGCGGCCGGGACGACGGCGGCTGGCGGCAGCGGCAGCGTGGAGGACCGCTTCTCCGATGACCAGCTCGTGTCCATGTCCGTGCGCGAGCTGAACCGCCACCTGCGGGGCTTCACCAAGGACGAGGTGATCCGCCTGAAGCAGAAGCGGCGGACCCTGAAGAACCGGGGCTACGCCCAGTCGTGCAGGTATAAACGCGTCCAGCAGAAACACCACCTGGAGAATGAGAAGACGCAGCTCATTCAGCAGGTGGAGCAGCTTAAGCAGGAGGTGTCCCGGCTGGCCCGCGAAAGAGACGCCTACAAGGTCAAGTGCGAGAAACTCGCCAACTCCGGCTTCAGGGAGGCGGGCTCCACCAGCGACAGCCCCTCCTCTCCCGAGTTTTTTCTGTGA